Proteins from a genomic interval of Pseudomonas silesiensis:
- a CDS encoding type II secretion system F family protein: MRFHLKAVGKAGVISMTVEAPGNSEARRIVEDQGYRVVSISTERHWRSLGLRKRETFNLVLFSQELTTLLNAGLPLIDALESLAEKESAPQARKTLSELVRLLYEGKSFSQALGQLSAVFPPLYVALVQSSEKTGAVGDALGRYVSYRQRMDEVRQKIVSASIYPVLLLVVGSGVVLFLMGYVVPRFSLVFEGLGSNLPWLSQILMSGGMFLHAHQGEFFGALAAIVVALAFLQRQPAFRRGVDRVIEKLPAVHQRIFMYELARFYRSLGILLQGGIPLVTAMGMVRGLLTVASRTRLDQACERVREGQSLSAALELNHLVTPVSLRLLRAGEQSGNLGQMMERSADFYDEEISRWIEWFVRLFEPLLMTFIGLLIGVIVILMYIPIFELASSIH, from the coding sequence ATGCGCTTTCACCTCAAGGCCGTGGGCAAGGCTGGCGTGATCTCGATGACAGTCGAGGCTCCGGGCAACAGCGAAGCCCGTCGCATCGTCGAAGACCAGGGTTATCGGGTCGTCAGTATATCTACCGAGCGCCACTGGCGTTCACTGGGTCTTCGAAAGCGCGAGACGTTCAACCTGGTGCTGTTCAGCCAGGAGCTGACGACGCTACTCAATGCCGGTCTGCCGTTGATCGATGCGCTGGAAAGCCTGGCGGAAAAAGAGAGCGCGCCACAGGCTCGCAAGACCTTGAGCGAACTGGTGCGCCTGCTTTATGAAGGCAAGTCGTTCTCCCAGGCGCTGGGCCAACTGTCGGCGGTGTTCCCGCCGCTCTACGTTGCGCTGGTGCAGTCAAGCGAGAAGACCGGCGCCGTGGGCGATGCCCTGGGTCGCTATGTCAGCTATCGCCAGCGCATGGACGAGGTTCGGCAGAAAATTGTCAGCGCGTCGATCTACCCCGTGCTGTTGCTGGTGGTGGGCAGCGGCGTGGTGTTGTTTCTGATGGGCTACGTGGTGCCCCGCTTCAGCCTGGTGTTCGAAGGCCTGGGCTCGAACTTGCCCTGGCTGTCGCAGATCCTGATGAGCGGCGGCATGTTCCTGCACGCCCACCAGGGTGAATTCTTCGGCGCCTTGGCGGCAATCGTCGTCGCCCTCGCCTTCCTCCAGCGCCAACCGGCCTTTCGCCGGGGCGTGGACCGGGTCATTGAAAAACTCCCGGCGGTCCATCAACGCATCTTCATGTACGAACTGGCGCGCTTCTACCGTTCCCTGGGCATCCTGCTGCAAGGCGGCATCCCCCTCGTCACCGCCATGGGCATGGTCCGCGGCCTGCTCACCGTCGCCTCGCGCACGCGCCTGGACCAGGCCTGCGAACGGGTGCGCGAAGGGCAATCACTGTCGGCCGCGCTGGAGCTCAATCACCTGGTGACGCCAGTGTCCCTGCGCCTGCTGCGCGCCGGCGAACAGTCCGGCAACCTCGGGCAAATGATGGAACGCAGCGCCGACTTCTACGACGAAGAAATCAGCCGCTGGATCGAATGGTTCGTGCGGCTGTTCGAACCCCTGCTCATGACCTTTATCGGCCTGCTGATCGGGGTCATCGTGATCTTGATGTATATCCCGATTTTCGAATTGGCTTCGAGCATTCACTGA
- a CDS encoding LysR family transcriptional regulator yields the protein MNPFEDMRIFCQVMDSGSFTAAADQLGLSKQFVSRRLMQLEERLGVRLLNRSTRRLDVTPLGQSYYESALRLLGEVEQVEQGIAGQTAEPRGTIRVSAPLSFALAHLGCLLPLFLQRYRDVTVEVDLSDRPVDLLSEGYDLALRIGILEDSTLIARRIASIERVYCASPAYLAERGTPLKPEDLHSHDCLPYGHGRQVQWRFAGQGKPLAVNVTGRMRVNNGELLKDAAIAGMGITYLPTFIVGAALKDGRLVPVLDDFRPEPLTLSAVYPQHRQGSRPVRALIEFLRERLDRADDIL from the coding sequence ATGAACCCTTTCGAAGACATGCGTATTTTTTGCCAGGTCATGGACTCGGGCAGCTTCACGGCTGCCGCCGATCAATTGGGTCTGTCCAAGCAGTTCGTCAGCCGGCGGCTGATGCAGCTCGAAGAACGCCTGGGCGTGCGTTTGCTCAACCGGTCTACCCGGCGCCTGGACGTCACTCCCCTGGGGCAGAGTTACTACGAGTCGGCCTTGCGCCTGCTCGGTGAAGTGGAGCAGGTCGAGCAGGGTATCGCCGGCCAGACCGCCGAGCCGCGGGGCACCATTCGCGTGAGTGCGCCGTTGTCATTCGCACTGGCGCACCTGGGCTGTCTGCTGCCGCTGTTCTTGCAGCGATACCGCGACGTCACAGTGGAAGTCGACTTGAGCGACAGGCCAGTGGACCTTCTCAGCGAGGGCTACGACCTGGCCCTGCGCATCGGCATTCTGGAAGACTCGACGCTGATCGCCCGACGCATCGCCTCCATCGAGCGGGTGTATTGCGCCAGCCCGGCGTACCTGGCCGAACGCGGTACGCCGCTCAAGCCCGAAGATTTGCACAGCCATGACTGCCTGCCGTATGGCCATGGTCGTCAGGTGCAATGGCGATTCGCAGGGCAGGGCAAGCCGCTGGCGGTCAACGTCACCGGGCGGATGCGGGTCAACAACGGTGAGTTGCTCAAGGATGCAGCGATTGCCGGGATGGGGATTACCTACTTGCCGACATTCATTGTCGGCGCGGCGTTGAAGGATGGCAGGCTGGTGCCGGTGCTGGACGATTTTCGGCCTGAGCCGCTGACGTTATCGGCGGTGTATCCGCAGCATCGACAAGGGTCGAGGCCGGTGCGGGCGTTGATCGAGTTCTTGCGCGAGCGGCTGGATCGGGCTGACGATATTTTATAG